One region of Streptomyces leeuwenhoekii genomic DNA includes:
- a CDS encoding GtrA family protein, giving the protein MRTVMTRPMPRQIATFALVGVVNTGTYYGLYLLLLMRLPYLLAHVLAFLLSMAGSFFLNARFTYRTRPTWRKFLLFPLTNAANFVITTAGVYVIVDVLQAGSRFAPLLASAAAIPVTFVVSRWIML; this is encoded by the coding sequence ATGCGTACCGTCATGACGCGCCCGATGCCGCGACAGATCGCGACCTTCGCCCTGGTGGGTGTCGTCAACACCGGGACCTATTACGGTCTTTACCTTCTGCTCCTCATGCGTTTGCCCTATCTTCTCGCGCACGTTCTCGCGTTCCTGCTCAGCATGGCCGGGTCCTTCTTCCTGAACGCGCGCTTCACCTACCGGACCCGGCCGACCTGGCGGAAATTCCTGCTGTTCCCGCTGACGAACGCCGCCAATTTCGTGATCACCACGGCAGGTGTGTACGTGATCGTCGACGTGCTGCAGGCCGGGAGCCGGTTCGCCCCCCTGCTCGCCTCCGCGGCGGCGATCCCGGTGACCTTCGTGGTCTCCCGCTGGATCATGCTGTGA
- a CDS encoding M24 family metallopeptidase — protein MRTQIIGAVRKRLQDRGLDAYIAYTPSNVFYTTGFRSFFLMEWWRMLGTVLAVVPADPAQPPALVVSDFEAVQARAESGFEDVRPFRVWVELRDARDLAAPSAAAPGGRPAQYDVAEQDALLCSVLADRGLLSARIGTDLRYVLHDTVRRVAAFAPRVTWEDMTDDLYELRSVKYDFEIERLRRATELSEAGMSFAVRDLRPGLTALDLRHRYQQGVLAAAMADPRYAGYSDQWMLPAVGPSTGTGAGADPGLADSALIKFDCGVTVGGYRGDGGRTFAYRTVRPEARRLHDVLLGAHQEARSVIRPGVAAREVFQAAQRHIRAGGYPSFTRGHYGHSVGIDTFHEEPPYLSADEERPLLPGMVLAVETPSYSSDTGAIMIEDLLLVTDDGHEVLHRLPHELTVVG, from the coding sequence ATGCGCACACAGATCATCGGCGCCGTCCGCAAACGGCTGCAGGACCGGGGCTTGGACGCCTACATCGCCTACACGCCTTCCAACGTCTTCTACACGACGGGCTTCCGGAGTTTCTTCCTGATGGAGTGGTGGAGGATGCTGGGCACGGTCCTTGCCGTCGTCCCGGCCGACCCCGCCCAGCCGCCCGCCTTGGTGGTCAGCGACTTCGAAGCGGTACAAGCCCGTGCGGAGTCCGGTTTCGAGGACGTCCGGCCGTTTCGGGTATGGGTGGAGCTGCGTGACGCTCGTGACCTGGCCGCCCCTTCGGCCGCTGCACCCGGCGGCCGCCCGGCCCAGTACGACGTCGCCGAGCAGGACGCGCTGCTGTGCTCCGTCCTGGCGGACCGCGGCCTGCTCAGCGCCCGGATCGGCACGGATCTGCGGTACGTCCTGCACGACACCGTGCGCCGGGTCGCCGCCTTCGCTCCCCGGGTGACCTGGGAAGACATGACGGACGACCTGTACGAATTGCGCAGTGTGAAATACGACTTCGAGATCGAGAGGCTGCGGCGGGCCACAGAGCTGTCCGAAGCGGGCATGAGCTTCGCCGTCCGCGACCTGCGCCCCGGCCTCACAGCCCTCGATCTGCGTCACCGCTACCAGCAGGGCGTCCTGGCCGCCGCCATGGCCGATCCCCGTTACGCCGGCTACAGCGACCAGTGGATGCTGCCTGCCGTCGGCCCCTCCACCGGGACCGGTGCCGGTGCCGATCCCGGTCTCGCGGACAGCGCCCTCATCAAGTTCGACTGCGGCGTCACCGTAGGCGGCTACCGCGGCGACGGCGGACGCACCTTCGCCTACCGCACCGTCCGGCCTGAGGCGCGGCGCCTCCACGACGTCCTGCTCGGCGCCCACCAGGAAGCTCGGTCCGTCATCCGTCCGGGCGTCGCCGCCCGCGAGGTGTTCCAGGCCGCGCAACGGCACATCCGCGCAGGCGGCTACCCCTCCTTCACCCGCGGCCACTACGGCCATTCGGTGGGGATCGACACCTTCCACGAGGAACCGCCCTACCTCAGCGCCGACGAGGAACGGCCGCTGCTGCCCGGCATGGTGCTCGCGGTGGAGACCCCCTCGTATTCCTCGGACACCGGGGCCATCATGATCGAAGACCTGTTGCTGGTGACCGATGACGGCCACGAGGTGCTCCACCGGCTGCCGCACGAGCTGACGGTGGTGGGCTGA
- a CDS encoding SDR family NAD(P)-dependent oxidoreductase, with product MDLQLNGKTALVTGASRGIGLAVVRALTAEGVRVVATSRTPTPELAAAGAIPVAADLSDPAAAEHLVTEAITALGSLDILVNNVGGGDGGLNGGFLDLTDAQWAQVVDLNFFATVRVTRAALPALAAARGAIVNISSMGARVPHGGPIAYTTAKAALTAFGKALAEEFGPQGVRVNTVSPGPVRTDMWESPTGYGAELATAMGVPHTELLAGLPTAMGMLINRLVEADEVAALVAYLASPRAAATTGTDHLIDGGAVKTA from the coding sequence ATGGACCTGCAGTTGAACGGCAAGACCGCCCTGGTCACGGGCGCCAGCCGGGGCATCGGGCTGGCCGTCGTCCGCGCCCTGACCGCCGAAGGCGTGCGTGTGGTCGCCACCTCCCGCACGCCCACCCCGGAACTGGCGGCGGCCGGCGCGATACCGGTGGCGGCCGACCTGTCCGACCCCGCTGCGGCCGAGCATCTGGTCACGGAGGCCATCACCGCGCTGGGCAGCCTCGACATCCTGGTCAACAACGTCGGCGGCGGCGACGGCGGCCTCAACGGCGGCTTCCTCGACCTGACCGACGCGCAGTGGGCGCAGGTGGTGGACCTGAACTTCTTCGCCACCGTTCGCGTCACCCGCGCCGCCCTCCCCGCCCTGGCGGCCGCCCGCGGCGCGATCGTCAACATCTCTTCGATGGGCGCCCGCGTCCCGCACGGCGGCCCCATCGCCTACACCACCGCCAAGGCGGCCCTCACCGCGTTCGGCAAGGCCCTGGCCGAGGAGTTCGGCCCACAAGGGGTACGGGTGAACACGGTCTCCCCGGGGCCGGTCCGCACCGACATGTGGGAGAGCCCGACCGGCTACGGCGCCGAACTCGCCACCGCCATGGGCGTCCCACACACCGAACTCCTGGCCGGCCTGCCCACCGCGATGGGCATGCTCATCAACCGGCTCGTCGAAGCCGACGAGGTCGCCGCCCTCGTCGCCTACCTCGCCTCGCCCCGCGCCGCCGCGACCACCGGCACCGACCACCTCATCGACGGCGGAGCCGTCAAGACCGCCTAG
- a CDS encoding TetR/AcrR family transcriptional regulator has translation MALPVSSKPLRADTERTVRAILEAAERVLSANPAATMEQIAEAAGVARTTVHRRFASREALIAALAAWATQRFHEAVEAARPQTAPPAVALYQVTANVLRVKTGWGFAMGALPTDAPEVARAHADVLDQCARLFIRLRDAGLFPPDTDLDWARRVYYALIHEAASQAPDTDAALDALATRVVHTLLHGLGTPTTA, from the coding sequence ATGGCGCTGCCCGTCTCCTCGAAACCGCTGCGCGCCGACACCGAGCGGACCGTACGCGCGATCCTCGAAGCCGCTGAGCGGGTGCTGTCCGCCAACCCGGCGGCCACGATGGAGCAGATCGCCGAGGCCGCCGGCGTCGCGCGAACCACCGTGCATCGGCGGTTCGCCTCCCGGGAAGCACTGATCGCGGCGCTGGCCGCTTGGGCGACGCAGCGGTTCCACGAAGCCGTCGAAGCCGCCCGGCCGCAGACCGCCCCGCCCGCCGTCGCGCTCTACCAGGTCACCGCGAACGTGCTCCGGGTGAAGACCGGATGGGGTTTCGCCATGGGTGCCCTGCCCACCGACGCCCCCGAGGTCGCCCGGGCGCATGCCGACGTACTGGACCAGTGCGCACGGCTGTTCATTCGTCTCCGCGATGCCGGCCTGTTCCCGCCCGACACCGATCTGGACTGGGCCCGGCGCGTCTACTACGCGCTCATCCACGAGGCCGCCAGCCAGGCCCCGGACACCGACGCCGCCCTGGACGCCCTCGCCACCCGCGTCGTCCACACCCTGCTGCACGGGCTCGGCACCCCGACCACCGCCTGA
- a CDS encoding NAD(P)-dependent oxidoreductase, with amino-acid sequence MTSTPNTAARTGSAHEPVTVIGLGLMGQALATAFLAAGHPTTVWNRTPGKADGLVARGAVRAPSVADALTASPLVVVCLSDAAAVRDTLGPYRDRLAGRTLVNLTSGTSDEARDLSAWTAGYVDGAIMAIPEVIGTPEAFLLFSGAPEAFEKHRESLGRLGNATFFGADPGLAALYDVALLGVMWGTLNAFLHGAALLGAAKVDATVFAPFANQWLASVTGFVSAYAEQIDRGAYPAEDATLETHLATMKHLVRESAAAGVDTDWPARVQALAERAIAAGHAGTSYASLIEVFRGRA; translated from the coding sequence ATGACCAGCACACCGAACACCGCAGCCCGCACCGGCTCCGCCCACGAGCCCGTCACCGTCATCGGTCTCGGCCTGATGGGCCAGGCCCTCGCCACCGCCTTCCTCGCGGCGGGCCACCCCACGACCGTGTGGAACCGCACCCCCGGCAAGGCCGACGGCCTGGTCGCCCGAGGCGCCGTCCGCGCGCCGTCCGTGGCCGACGCCCTCACCGCGAGCCCCCTGGTCGTCGTCTGCCTCAGCGACGCGGCCGCCGTACGTGACACGCTCGGCCCCTACCGGGACCGGCTGGCCGGGCGGACCCTGGTGAACCTGACCTCCGGGACTTCCGACGAGGCCCGCGACCTGTCGGCGTGGACCGCCGGCTACGTGGACGGCGCCATCATGGCGATCCCCGAAGTGATCGGCACGCCGGAGGCGTTCCTGCTGTTCAGTGGAGCACCGGAGGCCTTCGAGAAGCACCGCGAGAGCCTCGGCCGGCTCGGCAACGCCACCTTCTTCGGCGCGGACCCCGGTCTGGCGGCGCTGTACGACGTGGCCCTGCTCGGCGTCATGTGGGGCACGCTCAACGCCTTCCTGCACGGTGCCGCCCTGCTGGGCGCGGCCAAGGTGGACGCGACCGTCTTCGCCCCGTTCGCCAACCAGTGGCTCGCCAGCGTGACCGGATTCGTCAGCGCCTACGCCGAACAGATCGACCGGGGTGCCTACCCCGCCGAGGACGCCACCCTGGAGACCCACCTGGCCACCATGAAACACCTGGTGCGGGAGAGCGCGGCCGCCGGCGTGGACACCGACTGGCCCGCCCGCGTCCAGGCCCTGGCCGAACGGGCCATCGCCGCGGGACACGCCGGAACCAGCTACGCCAGTCTCATCGAGGTGTTCCGGGGCCGGGCCTGA